The following are encoded together in the Sphingomonas insulae genome:
- a CDS encoding DUF4170 domain-containing protein, producing the protein MSKLHLVFGGRVNDPRTLEFADPSKLEVVGIFADYASAEKAWRANAQRTVDDAEMKFVVVHLHRLLEPELLAPPAA; encoded by the coding sequence ATGAGCAAGCTGCACCTCGTCTTCGGCGGTCGTGTCAACGACCCCCGGACCCTCGAATTCGCCGACCCCTCCAAGCTGGAAGTGGTGGGGATTTTCGCCGATTATGCCAGCGCCGAAAAGGCGTGGCGCGCGAATGCGCAGCGGACGGTCGACGATGCGGAGATGAAGTTCGTCGTCGTGCACCTGCACCGCCTGCTCGAGCCCGAACTGCTGGCGCCGCCTGCCGCCTGA
- a CDS encoding DUF3618 domain-containing protein, translating to MSGLDAAARLAEAEAQAAIARERLSATVGKLQVKLNPKALALQAARDVADKGGAAAQASLDTAARNPGAVAGATAIAGLFLARHRIASLFRRKPKHKPGYRNHERGLGPND from the coding sequence ATGAGCGGCCTCGATGCGGCCGCCCGGCTGGCCGAGGCGGAGGCGCAGGCAGCCATCGCGCGGGAGCGATTGTCGGCGACGGTCGGCAAGCTGCAGGTGAAGCTCAATCCGAAGGCGCTGGCCTTGCAGGCGGCGCGCGACGTTGCCGACAAGGGCGGGGCCGCGGCGCAGGCGAGCCTCGACACGGCAGCGCGCAACCCCGGCGCCGTTGCGGGCGCCACCGCGATCGCCGGCCTGTTCCTCGCCCGTCATCGCATCGCCAGCCTGTTCCGGCGCAAGCCCAAGCACAAGCCGGGGTATCGCAATCACGAACGCGGCCTCGGCCCCAACGACTAA
- a CDS encoding ABC1 kinase family protein: MTDDDDVRADRRGRAVPSGRLSRLGAFGRMAAGVGGGVVAEGARRIAAGERPRMGDMLLTPANAVRVADQLAHLRGAAMKLGQMISMDAGDMLPPELSTILARLRNQAHHMPPQQLDKVLTAEWGRDWRRRFAHFQAHPIAAASIGQVHRARLPDGSELAIKVQYPGVKQSIDADVDNVATLLRVSGLLPRTLDIAPLLGEAKRQLHEEADYIREGAMLTRYRDLLADAPAFVVPALHEPLTTPRVLAMTYVAGMPIEALDTAEQPVRDAAMHSLIGLVLRELLDWRLMQTDPNFANYRWQPETGRIVLLDFGAAREIPAETADGYRVLLAAGLSGDRDAVRAAAIAAGFLGAAAAAAHRPLVDAMIDVILDNLNRPGPFDFGDRAFVGVVREQGMEMARDRTTWHLPPADTLFVQRKISGTALLAARLKARVDIRAMVQDKM, from the coding sequence ATGACCGACGACGATGACGTGCGCGCCGACCGGCGCGGCCGGGCCGTGCCGAGCGGCCGGCTGTCCCGGCTGGGCGCGTTCGGGCGCATGGCCGCCGGCGTCGGCGGCGGCGTCGTGGCAGAGGGCGCGCGCCGGATCGCGGCGGGCGAACGACCGCGCATGGGCGACATGCTGCTCACGCCTGCCAATGCGGTGCGCGTCGCCGACCAGCTCGCCCATCTGCGCGGTGCGGCGATGAAGCTCGGGCAGATGATATCGATGGATGCCGGTGACATGCTGCCGCCCGAACTGTCGACGATCCTCGCCCGGCTGCGCAACCAGGCGCATCACATGCCGCCGCAACAGCTCGACAAGGTGCTGACGGCGGAATGGGGCCGCGACTGGCGCCGCCGCTTCGCGCATTTCCAGGCGCATCCAATCGCCGCCGCCTCGATCGGGCAGGTCCATCGCGCCCGCCTGCCCGACGGCAGCGAGCTTGCGATCAAGGTGCAATATCCCGGCGTCAAACAAAGCATCGATGCCGACGTCGACAATGTCGCGACGCTGCTGCGCGTCTCAGGCCTGCTGCCCAGGACGCTCGATATCGCGCCGCTGCTCGGCGAGGCGAAGCGCCAGTTACACGAAGAGGCGGATTATATCCGCGAAGGCGCCATGCTGACCCGCTATCGCGATCTGCTCGCCGATGCGCCCGCCTTCGTCGTTCCCGCCCTGCACGAGCCGCTGACGACCCCGCGCGTGCTGGCGATGACCTATGTCGCCGGCATGCCGATCGAGGCGCTGGACACGGCGGAGCAACCGGTGCGCGATGCCGCCATGCACAGCCTGATCGGCCTCGTCCTGCGCGAATTGCTCGACTGGCGGCTGATGCAGACCGATCCGAATTTCGCCAATTATCGCTGGCAGCCGGAAACCGGTCGCATCGTCCTGCTCGACTTCGGCGCGGCGCGCGAAATCCCTGCCGAGACCGCCGATGGCTATCGCGTACTGCTCGCCGCCGGCCTGTCCGGAGATCGGGATGCCGTCCGCGCAGCGGCGATCGCCGCCGGCTTCCTCGGTGCCGCCGCCGCCGCCGCGCATCGTCCGCTGGTCGATGCGATGATCGACGTCATCCTCGACAACCTCAATCGACCCGGTCCGTTCGATTTCGGCGATCGCGCCTTCGTCGGCGTGGTGCGGGAACAGGGCATGGAAATGGCGCGCGACCGTACAACATGGCACCTGCCGCCTGCCGACACGCTGTTCGTCCAGCGCAAGATCAGCGGCACCGCCCTGCTCGCCGCACGACTGAAGGCGCGCGTCGACATCCGCGCCATGGTGCAGGACAAGATGTGA
- a CDS encoding competence/damage-inducible protein A produces the protein MEQANDPDRTQPDRIWTAALIVIGDEILSGRTQDKNIAQLASWLNVQGIRLAEARVVADRTQAIVEAVNTLRARNDYLFTTGGIGPTHDDITVDAIAEALGVAVEHHPEALAVLERYYATRGGLTEARARMARVPAGAGLIVNTVSGAPGIRIGNVFIMAGVPHITAGMLDGLTGTLEGGRPVVSGTIGCWVGESEVADLLRTTEKVHEGVSIGSYPFFRDGRTGANFVVRSPDAALVDACLADLTRELEAGGREVVPEGI, from the coding sequence ATGGAGCAGGCCAACGATCCCGATCGCACGCAGCCCGACCGTATCTGGACCGCCGCGCTGATCGTGATCGGCGACGAGATCCTGTCCGGCCGGACGCAGGACAAGAACATCGCGCAGCTTGCCAGCTGGCTGAACGTACAGGGCATCCGGCTGGCCGAGGCGCGGGTGGTGGCCGACCGGACGCAGGCGATCGTTGAGGCGGTCAACACGCTGCGCGCACGCAACGATTACCTGTTCACCACCGGCGGCATCGGGCCGACGCACGACGACATCACCGTCGATGCGATCGCCGAGGCGCTGGGCGTCGCGGTAGAGCATCATCCCGAAGCGCTGGCGGTGCTGGAGCGATATTATGCGACGCGCGGCGGGCTGACCGAAGCGCGGGCGCGGATGGCGCGGGTGCCGGCGGGGGCGGGGCTGATCGTCAACACGGTGTCGGGCGCGCCCGGCATCCGTATCGGCAACGTCTTCATCATGGCGGGCGTGCCGCACATCACCGCCGGCATGCTCGACGGATTGACCGGGACGCTGGAGGGCGGACGCCCGGTGGTGTCGGGAACGATCGGCTGCTGGGTCGGCGAGAGCGAGGTCGCCGACCTGCTGCGTACCACGGAAAAGGTGCACGAGGGCGTATCGATCGGGTCCTATCCGTTCTTCCGCGACGGGCGCACCGGCGCCAATTTCGTCGTGCGCAGCCCCGACGCGGCGTTGGTCGACGCCTGCCTCGCCGACTTGACGCGCGAACTGGAGGCCGGTGGGCGCGAGGTGGTTCCCGAGGGGATTTAG
- the eno gene encoding phosphopyruvate hydratase, producing the protein MTAIIDIHGRQILDSRGNPTVEVDVLLEDGSFGRAAVPSGASTGAHEAVEKRDGDKTRWGGKGVDDAIEAVNGELVEALIGLDAEDQADLDRTMIDLDGTENKGRLGANAILGVSLAAAKAAAEARGMPLYKYVGGVAAHVLPVPMMNIINGGEHADNPIDFQEFMIVPVGADNIIEAVRCGSEIFHTLKKALHDKGLATGVGDEGGFAPNIASTEEALGFIMQSIERAGYTPGDDVMLALDCAATEFYKDGRYDISGEGKILESGAMAEYLADLTRRYPIFSIEDGMSEDDWEGWKALTDLIGDKVQLVGDDLFVTNPKRLKRGIDGGYANSLLVKVNQIGTLTETLEAVNMAHRARYTAVMSHRSGETEDATIADLAVATNCGQIKTGSLARSDRLAKYNQLIRIEEELGDAARYAGRDVLKA; encoded by the coding sequence GTGACCGCAATCATCGACATCCATGGCCGCCAGATCCTCGACAGCCGGGGCAATCCCACCGTGGAAGTCGACGTGTTGCTGGAAGACGGCAGCTTCGGCCGCGCCGCGGTGCCATCGGGCGCCTCGACCGGCGCACACGAGGCGGTCGAAAAGCGTGACGGCGACAAGACGCGCTGGGGCGGCAAGGGCGTCGACGACGCGATCGAGGCGGTGAACGGCGAACTCGTCGAAGCACTGATCGGCCTCGATGCCGAAGATCAGGCGGACCTCGACCGCACGATGATCGACCTCGACGGGACCGAGAACAAGGGCCGGCTGGGCGCCAACGCGATCCTCGGCGTCAGCCTCGCCGCCGCCAAGGCCGCGGCCGAAGCGCGCGGCATGCCGCTCTACAAATATGTCGGCGGCGTCGCGGCCCATGTTCTGCCGGTGCCGATGATGAACATCATCAACGGCGGCGAACATGCCGACAACCCGATCGATTTCCAGGAATTCATGATCGTCCCCGTCGGCGCCGACAATATCATCGAGGCGGTCCGCTGCGGGTCGGAGATTTTCCACACGCTCAAGAAGGCGTTGCATGACAAGGGGCTGGCGACCGGCGTCGGCGACGAGGGCGGCTTTGCCCCCAACATCGCCTCGACCGAGGAGGCGCTCGGCTTCATCATGCAGAGCATCGAACGGGCGGGCTATACTCCCGGCGACGACGTCATGCTCGCGCTCGATTGCGCCGCGACCGAATTCTACAAGGACGGCCGCTACGATATCTCGGGCGAAGGCAAGATCCTCGAAAGCGGCGCGATGGCCGAATATCTTGCCGACCTGACCCGCCGCTATCCGATCTTCTCGATCGAGGACGGCATGAGCGAGGACGATTGGGAAGGCTGGAAGGCGCTGACCGATCTGATCGGCGACAAGGTCCAGCTGGTCGGCGACGACCTGTTCGTCACCAATCCCAAGCGGTTGAAGCGCGGCATCGACGGTGGTTACGCCAATTCGCTGCTGGTGAAGGTCAACCAGATCGGCACCCTGACCGAGACGCTGGAGGCGGTGAACATGGCGCACCGCGCGCGCTACACCGCAGTGATGAGCCACCGTTCGGGCGAGACCGAGGATGCAACGATCGCCGACCTGGCGGTCGCGACCAACTGCGGCCAGATCAAGACCGGCAGCCTCGCCCGGTCGGACCGGCTTGCCAAGTACAACCAGCTGATCCGGATCGAGGAAGAGCTGGGCGATGCGGCACGTTATGCCGGC
- a CDS encoding alkaline phosphatase D family protein translates to MTINRRETLGLFGAGAALGLPNMASARPATAVRFDHGVASGDPAADGAVLWTRATPSAADATGDVALTWHVATAPDGKPVASGKATARAARDFTAKATATRLKAGTDYWYWFESEDGTRSPVGRFRTLPMGATDTVTFAVVSCQLYGGGLFNVYDAIARQPRLDAVLHLGDYIYEYGADGYGADIARKIGRIVEPAHEIVTLADYRARHAQVKRDANMQAAHARAAFICVWDDHEVANDDWIGGAENHDPAKEGDWKARKAAAMQAYFEWMPIRDPLPGQPWEAINRSFEFGDLATLAMVETRLLARSRQVAAKGAGIAPADYAPMMAERALPKRELLGAGQQAWLERVLAASVKADKPWQVLGNQVVMAKVAGPDIERQLGPVRFADTMAKLPAMWRDRLAASIASYRAGLPFNFDSWDGYPPARERLYQAFRRAGSKPIVLSGDSHAAWANVLHDDAKGPVAVEFGATAVTSPSYGSLLPGIGKLIEEANDEVLFCDQDHKGYILLTLDRQAATADFRTVSTVLVPAYEERSVARYRCAAAAKSALTPV, encoded by the coding sequence ATGACGATCAACCGCCGCGAAACGTTGGGACTCTTCGGCGCTGGTGCAGCGCTGGGGCTGCCGAACATGGCATCGGCGCGACCGGCAACCGCAGTCCGGTTCGACCATGGCGTGGCGAGCGGCGATCCGGCCGCCGATGGAGCGGTGTTGTGGACACGGGCCACGCCGTCCGCGGCGGACGCGACGGGCGACGTGGCGCTGACCTGGCATGTCGCGACCGCGCCGGACGGCAAGCCGGTCGCCAGCGGCAAGGCGACCGCGCGGGCGGCCCGCGACTTCACGGCCAAGGCCACCGCGACCAGGCTGAAGGCCGGCACGGACTATTGGTATTGGTTCGAGAGCGAGGACGGCACACGTTCCCCGGTCGGACGCTTCCGCACGTTGCCGATGGGTGCGACCGACACCGTCACGTTCGCGGTCGTATCCTGCCAATTGTACGGTGGCGGGTTGTTCAATGTCTATGACGCGATCGCCAGGCAGCCGCGGCTGGATGCGGTGCTGCACCTGGGCGATTACATCTATGAATATGGTGCGGACGGCTATGGCGCGGACATCGCCCGCAAGATCGGCCGGATCGTGGAGCCGGCGCACGAGATCGTGACGCTTGCCGACTATCGGGCGCGGCATGCGCAGGTGAAGCGCGATGCCAACATGCAGGCAGCGCATGCCCGCGCCGCCTTCATCTGCGTGTGGGACGACCATGAGGTCGCCAACGACGACTGGATCGGCGGCGCCGAGAACCACGATCCCGCCAAGGAGGGGGACTGGAAGGCACGCAAGGCGGCGGCGATGCAGGCCTATTTCGAATGGATGCCGATCCGCGATCCATTGCCGGGCCAGCCGTGGGAAGCCATCAACCGGTCGTTCGAGTTCGGCGATCTCGCCACGCTGGCGATGGTGGAGACGCGGCTGCTCGCCCGGTCCCGGCAGGTCGCCGCGAAAGGAGCGGGGATCGCCCCCGCCGATTACGCGCCGATGATGGCGGAACGGGCGCTGCCGAAGCGCGAACTGCTCGGCGCCGGTCAGCAGGCCTGGCTGGAGCGGGTGCTCGCCGCGTCGGTGAAGGCGGACAAGCCGTGGCAGGTGCTCGGCAATCAGGTGGTGATGGCGAAGGTCGCGGGGCCGGATATCGAACGGCAGCTGGGGCCGGTGCGGTTCGCCGACACGATGGCCAAGCTGCCGGCGATGTGGCGGGACCGGCTGGCCGCGTCGATCGCGTCGTATCGCGCCGGCCTGCCGTTCAATTTCGACAGCTGGGACGGCTATCCGCCGGCGCGCGAGCGGTTGTACCAGGCGTTCCGCCGTGCGGGATCGAAGCCGATCGTCCTGTCCGGCGACAGCCACGCGGCCTGGGCCAACGTGCTGCACGACGACGCGAAGGGCCCCGTCGCGGTGGAATTCGGCGCGACGGCGGTGACCAGCCCGTCCTACGGATCGTTGCTGCCGGGCATCGGCAAGCTGATCGAGGAGGCGAACGACGAGGTGCTGTTCTGCGATCAGGACCACAAGGGCTATATATTGCTGACGCTGGACCGGCAGGCGGCGACGGCGGATTTCCGCACCGTATCGACGGTATTGGTGCCCGCCTATGAAGAACGCAGCGTCGCGCGGTATCGGTGCGCGGCAGCGGCAAAGAGCGCGCTGACACCCGTGTAG
- the map gene encoding type I methionyl aminopeptidase translates to MTEYVTVTSDAPEGRTGAIKLHGPAAFAGMHKAGRLAAETLDMLTPHMVPGVATAELDRLIYDFIVAGGGVPATLGYRGYTHSTCISINHVVCHGIPSEKTLKSGDIVNVDVTPIVDGWHGDTSRMYLIGDVPLKARRLVEVTYECLMLGIEQARPGAHMGDVANAIQRHAEKHRYGVVRDFCGHGLGRLFHDAPEVVHVGKPGTGPELRPGMIFTIEPMINIGRPDVKLLDDGWTAVTRDRSLSAQFEHSIGITEDGCEIFTLSPAGFHQPPFS, encoded by the coding sequence ATGACCGAATACGTGACCGTCACTTCAGACGCGCCGGAAGGGCGCACCGGCGCCATCAAGCTGCATGGCCCCGCCGCCTTCGCCGGCATGCACAAGGCGGGACGGCTGGCCGCCGAAACGCTCGACATGCTGACCCCGCACATGGTGCCGGGCGTCGCCACCGCCGAACTCGACCGGCTGATCTACGATTTCATCGTCGCCGGCGGCGGCGTGCCCGCGACGCTCGGCTATCGCGGCTATACCCATTCCACCTGCATCTCGATCAACCATGTCGTCTGCCACGGGATCCCGAGCGAGAAGACCCTGAAATCGGGCGACATCGTCAATGTCGACGTGACCCCGATCGTCGATGGCTGGCATGGCGACACCAGCCGCATGTACCTGATCGGCGACGTGCCGCTGAAGGCGCGGCGCCTGGTCGAGGTGACGTACGAATGCCTCATGCTCGGCATCGAACAGGCAAGGCCCGGCGCACACATGGGCGACGTCGCCAACGCGATCCAGCGCCATGCCGAAAAGCACCGCTACGGCGTCGTCCGCGATTTCTGCGGCCACGGCCTGGGGCGGCTGTTCCATGACGCGCCGGAGGTCGTCCATGTCGGCAAGCCCGGCACCGGGCCCGAACTGCGCCCCGGCATGATCTTTACGATCGAACCGATGATTAACATCGGCCGCCCCGACGTGAAGCTGCTCGACGACGGCTGGACCGCGGTGACGCGCGACCGCTCGCTGTCGGCGCAATTCGAACATTCGATCGGTATCACCGAGGATGGCTGCGAGATCTTCACGCTTTCCCCCGCCGGTTTTCACCAGCCTCCCTTTTCCTGA
- a CDS encoding phage holin family protein translates to MAVIEPVTEDEGIGALVSQFVEDARGLASAEVALVKARIGERASAYKNAAVFFVVAGVLALAALIALLVGLILSLATVIGPWLATAAVVVGTLAIAAVLAIVGKGRLAPGTSA, encoded by the coding sequence ATGGCGGTGATCGAGCCGGTGACGGAGGACGAGGGCATCGGCGCCCTCGTCTCGCAGTTCGTCGAGGACGCGCGCGGATTGGCGAGTGCCGAGGTCGCGCTGGTCAAGGCGCGCATCGGCGAGCGGGCGAGTGCATACAAGAACGCCGCGGTGTTCTTCGTCGTGGCGGGCGTGCTCGCGTTGGCTGCACTTATCGCCTTGCTCGTCGGGTTGATCCTCAGCCTGGCGACGGTGATCGGGCCTTGGCTGGCGACCGCTGCGGTGGTGGTCGGCACGCTGGCGATCGCCGCCGTGCTGGCGATCGTCGGCAAGGGACGACTGGCGCCGGGGACATCGGCATGA
- a CDS encoding TonB-dependent receptor: MTCFFTRLALAGLAATCSTASMAQATVQADPALPAAETDNEIIVTAQKREQRIEDVAVTVTALTGARMAQIGVSELDEVAAFIPGLQVQEQSANNPGLVIRGITSDSGSAQQGARVTLYYNGVDISRSRGAWQDLYDLERIEVVKGPQATLFGTAAAVGAISLVSARPVAGTHAGLDASYGNYDRTQVSGFINAGNDTLAGRIAFAYKYRDGYVRNIAGDPKVPNQNQGQVDQDDLNGQDQRGIRGSLRWRPNDAITADLVLTYDGQRNPGTAFKSRAFAPTGGQTGDYGYAELSGSPFSQSVLGKRKLGLDRNVYDANFTLTAQLSPGVTFTTVNGYRRFDALETFDADGGPAWYLEFAEDAKGDQWSHESRFAFEGPKYRAAFGWNAFFENGYQRVPFSTEEGTYLACSVTGAYAAIRQNLNRAGLPTGPACVAANGTIPATRATALLTGGRATVIPYAAEFANYGNNDTYSVFADATWIPTPAVELTAGARILIEDRQSGYTSTQPDSQILAGLGVFTSLLGTANTKGVRYEAEESFMAILPRFNALVKLTDDVNLYGTISKGRRSPVVQLGASRIVPTSVANAGSIPNRQVIPEEKVWNYEGGIKGRVGPFSGAASVFYQTYDGFQVSITENGVTTTRSAGSANNLGVELEGNLRLANVLSLFGTFAYIDGGIGKDASNGVFAGNRFRLQPAYTASGGATLRLPLTDRATVYATPTVTYRSKVFFELPNSAAISQGGYTLVNLRAGVDFDNGRYTLGGFARNLTNKSYLIDAGNTGGGFGVPTYIAGEPRFYGAEVGFRF, from the coding sequence ATGACCTGCTTCTTCACGCGCCTGGCACTCGCCGGGCTCGCCGCCACCTGTTCGACCGCCTCGATGGCGCAGGCGACCGTACAGGCCGATCCGGCGCTCCCCGCCGCCGAAACGGATAACGAGATCATCGTGACGGCGCAAAAGCGCGAACAGCGGATCGAGGATGTCGCGGTGACCGTCACCGCGCTGACCGGCGCGCGCATGGCCCAGATCGGCGTATCGGAACTGGACGAAGTCGCCGCCTTCATCCCCGGGCTGCAGGTGCAGGAACAGAGCGCCAACAACCCCGGCCTCGTCATCCGCGGCATCACATCCGATTCCGGATCCGCGCAGCAGGGCGCGCGCGTCACCCTTTATTATAACGGCGTCGACATCAGCCGCTCGCGCGGGGCGTGGCAGGACCTGTACGACCTCGAACGGATCGAGGTGGTGAAGGGGCCGCAGGCGACGTTGTTCGGCACCGCCGCCGCCGTCGGCGCGATCAGCCTCGTCTCCGCCCGGCCGGTCGCCGGCACGCATGCCGGCCTGGACGCCAGCTACGGCAATTACGACCGTACGCAGGTGTCCGGCTTCATCAACGCCGGCAACGACACGCTCGCCGGCCGCATCGCCTTCGCCTATAAATATCGCGACGGCTATGTCCGCAACATCGCCGGCGATCCCAAGGTGCCCAACCAGAATCAGGGCCAGGTCGATCAGGACGATCTCAACGGTCAGGATCAGCGCGGCATCCGCGGCTCGCTGCGCTGGCGGCCGAACGATGCGATCACCGCCGACCTCGTCCTCACCTACGACGGGCAGCGCAATCCCGGCACCGCGTTCAAGAGCCGCGCCTTCGCGCCGACCGGCGGCCAGACGGGCGATTACGGCTATGCCGAACTGTCCGGCTCGCCCTTCTCGCAGTCCGTTCTCGGCAAGCGCAAGCTGGGCCTCGATCGCAACGTCTACGACGCCAATTTCACGTTGACCGCACAGCTGTCGCCGGGTGTCACCTTCACCACCGTCAACGGCTACCGCCGCTTCGATGCGCTGGAAACGTTCGATGCCGACGGCGGCCCCGCCTGGTATCTGGAATTCGCCGAGGACGCCAAGGGCGACCAGTGGAGCCATGAAAGCCGCTTCGCCTTCGAAGGGCCGAAATATCGCGCCGCCTTCGGCTGGAACGCCTTCTTCGAAAACGGCTATCAGCGCGTGCCCTTCTCCACGGAGGAAGGGACATATCTCGCCTGTTCGGTGACCGGTGCCTATGCCGCGATCCGCCAGAACCTCAACCGCGCCGGCCTGCCGACCGGCCCCGCCTGTGTCGCCGCCAACGGCACGATCCCCGCCACCCGCGCCACCGCGCTGCTCACCGGCGGTCGCGCGACCGTCATCCCCTATGCCGCGGAATTCGCCAATTACGGCAACAACGACACCTATTCGGTATTCGCGGACGCGACCTGGATTCCGACCCCCGCCGTCGAACTGACCGCCGGCGCCCGTATCCTGATCGAGGATCGCCAGTCCGGCTACACCTCGACCCAGCCGGATTCGCAGATCCTCGCCGGCCTCGGCGTCTTCACCAGCCTGCTCGGCACCGCCAATACCAAGGGGGTCCGCTACGAGGCGGAGGAAAGCTTCATGGCCATCCTGCCGCGCTTCAACGCGCTGGTGAAGCTCACCGACGACGTCAACCTGTACGGCACGATCAGCAAGGGTCGCCGCTCGCCCGTGGTGCAGCTCGGTGCCAGCCGCATCGTACCGACCAGCGTCGCCAACGCCGGCTCGATCCCCAACCGCCAGGTCATCCCGGAGGAAAAGGTCTGGAACTACGAAGGCGGCATCAAGGGTCGGGTCGGCCCGTTCAGCGGCGCCGCCTCGGTGTTCTACCAGACGTATGACGGCTTCCAGGTCTCGATCACCGAAAACGGCGTCACCACGACGCGCAGCGCCGGCTCCGCCAACAACCTTGGTGTGGAACTGGAGGGCAACCTGCGCCTCGCCAACGTCCTCTCTCTGTTCGGCACCTTCGCCTATATCGACGGTGGCATCGGCAAGGACGCCAGCAACGGCGTGTTCGCCGGCAACCGTTTCCGCCTCCAGCCCGCCTATACCGCATCCGGCGGCGCCACGCTGCGCCTGCCATTGACCGATCGCGCCACTGTCTATGCGACCCCCACGGTCACCTATCGTTCGAAGGTGTTCTTCGAACTGCCCAACAGCGCCGCGATCTCACAGGGCGGATACACGCTGGTCAACCTGCGCGCCGGGGTGGATTTCGACAATGGCCGCTACACGCTAGGCGGTTTCGCCCGCAACCTGACCAACAAGAGCTATCTGATCGACGCCGGCAACACCGGTGGCGGCTTCGGCGTGCCGACCTACATCGCCGGCGAACCGCGCTTCTACGGCGCGGAGGTCGGCTTCCGCTTCTGA